Proteins encoded in a region of the Diabrotica virgifera virgifera chromosome 4, PGI_DIABVI_V3a genome:
- the LOC114335818 gene encoding post-GPI attachment to proteins factor 6 has protein sequence MDKYLLCCIFAVFICNTANCTNVTITSRTVTSYLEQYKSYKDIIMIHLKIPQDTLFASFKFLAEETRMSIFPCKTRNVSLYLKHGSPPVINPDSSPLPKTFKNITRCPMYSTEIQTDKKEKFINMTSPDPGSYFVVAFLAYQDPKYNAISQQGLRADCYSNVEASLFVSKVDNPLIIVDDNLYQLIGHPNESRYFKFFVTNLNDQAVLRINNIIFPDTADRLLVRIEANKPPSAEVHHKQEFIYSTNNSGTIFFSTSPDSWHYIEYKFEGDKEDISTGNFTFQLKYISNELPEDSAYFDALQNETYFNNSFSKTFHNYKITDLVPYKHYDLIREATSETFLFSFELEQELESKLAVPINMTSAHFSLMKFRIREGTDVGGTLQFILAFKPRVLKKQYLAFTSEPENHVIVACIRRGAIEVPTWPNKCSYNGIESHSQLILNKTTENSTILVPYPESGVWYATFKLFCGECVPCHCPESCQERYEQCVIDCELTCDGSGECQQCTTNCSENIIQETECAGCDCDGPCLKSNLTCNTSLIFDIGSHPCIFGQCSRNGRCMFVVSDGVVFSTCSCMNKYRGWDCSDNSQATPYYMVVIELLLLVLSNLVFLPAVYVAFRRKYYIEAVTYFFICFFSTFYHACDAGENLINFCLVRLSALQFGDFFCAILAIWVTLIAIADLPQLLTSMCHMVGAIVLAFCTTINKTSLWVFALPVITGLLIIIVSWIFKYRKVKQRFANRNYLYYKIPIGVAVVTVGLVCYAFLQTEANYKYLHSAWHVLMAVALIIILPKPNTFLPEVIL, from the exons ATGGATAAATATCTTCTGTGCTGTATATTTGCAGTTTTTATTTGTAATACTGCAAATTGCACCAATGTTACCATTACATCAAGAACTGTTACATCCTATTTGGAACAGTACAAATCATATAAAGATATAATTATGATTCATTTAAAAATTCCTCAAGATACCTTATTTGCCTCATTTAAGTTTTTGGCTGAAGAAACTAGGATGTCAATTTTTC CATGCAAGACAAGGAACGTTTCCCTATATTTAAAACATGGATCTCCTCCAGTTATAAATCCAGACAGCTCTCCTCTACCTAAAACTTTTAAGAATATAACAAGATGCCCTATGTACAGCACCGAAATACAAACAGataaaaaggaaaaatttataaatatgacatCACCAGATCCCGGTTCATATTTTGTGGTGGCATTTTTGGCCTATCAAGATCCTAAGTATAATGCTATTAGTCAACAAG gttTACGTGCCGATTGTTACTCAAATGTCGAAGCCTCTCTTTTCGTTAGCAAGGTTGACAATCCTTTGATTATTGTAGACGATAATTTGTACCAGTTAATCGGCCATCCAAACGAAAGCAGGTATTTCAAATTTTTCGTTACAAACTTGAACGACCAAGCTGTGTTACGGATCAACAATATAATATTTCCAGACACTGCGGACAGATTGTTGGTCAGAATAGAGGCAAACAAACCTCCTTCTGCAGAGGTTCATCATAAACAAGAATTTATCTATTCTACGAATAATTCCGGAACAATATTCTTTTCTACCAGTCCGGACTCATGGCACTATATCGAATATAAATTTGAAGGAGATAAGGAAGATATTTCTACGGGAAATTTCACTTTTCAACTTAAATATATTTCTAATGAGTTACCAGAGGATTCTGCGTACTTTGATGCGTTACAAAACGAAACATACTTCAATAACTCATTTTCAAAAACTTTTCACAACTATAAGATAACAGATTTGGTTCCTTACAAACATTATGATTTGATCAGAGAAGCTACTTCTGAAACATTCCTATTTTCCTTTGAGTTGGAACAAGAGTTAGAGTCAAAGCTAGCAGTACCGATCAATATGACTAGCGCTCATTTCTCGCTTATGAAATTTAGAATTCGAGAAGGTACCGATGTGGGAGGAACTTTACAGTTTATTTTAGCTTTTAAGCCTAGAGTTTTGAAGAAACAGTATCTAGCGTTTACAAGCGAACCAGAGAATCATGTGATAGTAGCTTGTATACGAAGAGGAGCCATCGAAGTTCCTACTTGGCCAAATAAATGCAGCTATAATGGTATAGAAAGTCACTCTCAATTAATTTTGAATAAGACAACGGAGAATTCCACTATTTTGGTACCATACCCTGAAAGTGGAGTTTGGTACGCAACGTTTAAACTCTTCTGTGGCGAATGTGTACCTTGTCATTGTCCAGAATCATGCCAAGAGCGGTATGAACAATGTGTCATAGATTGTGAGCTCACTTGTGATGGATCTGGAGAATGCCAGCAATGTACTACAAATTGCAGTGAAAATATCATACAGGAAACAGAATGTGCTGGTTGCGATTGCGATGGACCATGTTTAAAGAGCAACTTAACTTGTAATACTAGCCTTATATTTGACATCGGGTCTCATCCTTGCATTTTTGGCCAGTGCTCTAGAAACGGAAGATGTATGTTCGTAGTTTCTGATGGGGTGGTGTTTTCCACTTGTTCCTGTATGAATAAATATAGAG gtTGGGATTGTTCTGACAATTCTCAAGCGACTCCCTATTATATGGTAGTAATTGAACTTTTACTATTAGTACTGAGCAATTTAGTCTTTTTACCAGCAGTCTATGTAGCCTTTAGACGCAAATACTACATCGAAGCAGTCACCTACTTCTTCATCTGCTTCTTTTCTACGTTCTACCATGCCTGTGACGCGGGAGAGAATTTGATCAACTTCTGCCTGGTTCGTCTTTCAGCTCTACAGTTCGGAGATTTCTTCTGCGCCATCTTAGCCATATGGGTAACACTCATCGCTATAGCAGACCTACCGCAGTTACTAACCTCTATGTGCCACATGGTGGGAGCGATAGTACTAGCGTTTTGTACTACCATTAACAAGACTTCGTTATGGGTTTTTGCATTACCCGTTATTACAGGTTTGTTGATAATAATTGTCAGTTGGATCTTCAAGTACCGCAAAGTAAAACAGAGATTTGCCAATAGAAATTACTTGTATTATAAGATACCGATCGGTGTGGCAGTTGTAACGGTAGGGTTGGTTTGTTATGCGTTTTTACAAACGGAAGCTAACTACAAGTATTTGCATAGTGCGTGGCACGTGTTGATGGCTGTGgctttaataataatattacctaaaCCGAATACATTCCTGCCTGAAGTGATTCTTTAA